The window AACCCACGCCATAGTATGATTATTGACGATGCCACCCCCAGTAAATAGGGTATGCTTAAAAATATTATTCCAGAAACTGGACTGGATACTGATCCTCCCTCTGTTGTTGTAGATGAAGAGTTGAAGAAGGATAAAACAGTGCCGTATTTAGTATACATTACTGGGTATACCATGAAAAGAACTGCTAAAAAGATTAACACCATGAAACTTAACAGCCCTAAAATTTTCAAGTCAAATATGGGTAACTTATGCATTTTAAATGACTTTACCAGTATGCTGAAAACCAGTAGTGAAAAAAACAGACAAACCGCCAGTGCTCCGGTGTAAATATGAGTTAACAGGTTTACACATAGTAACAGTACAGTTAGAATTCCATATTTTTTCCATTGTTTAAGGTCTTCGAACCACCTGATTGTGAAGTAAAGGAATAATAATAGGAATAGAACACCCACCAGGTTTTGCATGAAATTACCTAACATGGAAAAATAGTTCACATTTACTGTCACCATAAATGCACTTAGGAGTGCTGGTATCCGGGATCCTATCTGCATTCCATCTTTTTTCTTAACATAACATTCTGTGATAAAAAACGCTGGGAATGCCATTAACGAACCAATAAATGCCATTCCTATTTTCACACCTAAAAATGAGTTTCCTGTTAAAGCTACGAATGGTGTTAACAGATAATAAGCTAATGGTGGATCGTTACTCATGGGATATCCATATTGCAATATATTACGCACCTGAATATCATAAAAAGCACCGTCAAGACCATAAGAAAGAGAATAACGAGTTAAAACATACATATCAAGGATGAAGGAGAATATGAAAATGGCTATTAATATCACTAAGTGATAGTTCCCTTTAAGATAATTGGTAACTTCACTCAAGGAGAGCCCTCTTATTTTTCTAGAAATTTTGTTTTCATTCATAAAAATACCTAAAAATCGTTGTTTAATCCTTTTTTGGAAACAAATTGTTGAATCATTTTAAAAATATGTTTTCTGTTAAAATTTATGTTCTGATAAGTTTTAAGGGCTCTAATCCTTTTAGCGCATGAAACGATGTTCCAAGTGATAAAATAAGATTAGAGCCCTTTATAACCAATTAAATGGTTATCATGATTTGTGAATCGACCATAAAATCATCTTGGTCAGTAGTTCTGTATTTTGGGGATCCATCTCAGGGTGGGAACCACATAAGATCACCCGTCCTGAGCCATAATTTTCACCAATGATGGCAGAATAATCTTGATAACCAGTTTTGTTATCTTCATAACAAGCAAATGAATAAACACCTGAACTGGTGGAATACAATGCAGGGCCATTCTGATGATGTAGATTTAAGGTAGACTCATCAGACAGCACACTTCCCGAGGAAGTGGTTGAAATGGATAGTAAACCTTCATAATTTACATTTTTAGTATTTATATCTGGTGCGAGTCCCCATCCTGAGTACAGTTCATCAACACTGTTAGAAGCCGAATAAGCCCCTGCGCATATGCCCACATATCCATTTCCACTGCTTACAAACTGTTTAATGGCATCAGAATCAATGACGTTGCTGTTAAGATAGGTTTCAGTGCTTCCTCCCGGCATTATCAGGACATCATAGGAGGATAATGTGTTTGAGTTGATAGTGCCAGTAGTATCATATTCAAAGTAGTAACCTGGTGTGAGATTCATGTTATTGCTTTCATCGATACAGGCCTTTATACCGGCAACACTTTCCTCCATTGAACCATCACCATCGTAGATCAAAACTTTAACCACAGTAACACCGTTTGAAATATCATTGGCATTCACATCATTCTCATAATCCTGATAAGCACTCACCAAACTTGTGGCGGATATTGTCATGATAACAATGAATGCAGATAAGTATATCACTTTTTTGGATATGAAAACTCCTTTTATGATAATTCCTTTTATTTAAAACCCTCCGGAATTAAATATGCCATTTGATGTTTATTTTCTTAAATTACTAGATAAAAGTAGTTTTTCCCATATTTAACCGAAGTTTTGCCAGTTTAGTACAATTTATACCAGTTTGCTACAATTTATACCCAATTTATACCCAATTTTAAAAAAAAATCTAATAAAAAAACATCAAAATTATGGCAAACCAAGAAAAAAAAGTAGTATCATGCTGAAAACTAATTTTAAACATGTTTTAAAAAATTTTAGCCAATATGTGTAATTAAAATAGTACTATATTAAAATAAAAAGGAATCTATAAAAAAAAGAGGAAATAAGTTATATGGGTGGTCCCTGGAGGTTGAAAACCCTAAGTAATGAATGTCAACTGATTTTTTATTTCCAACTTATCTTTAAAAGTGCGGATAAGGCAATTAACTGACTTACATTTATAAGAAGTAGAGCATAATCTTTTCCCTGTTCTGGTGCAGAAGGTCCGGGTGGCAGGGGTGGTGCCAGGAATCCCATGGAAAGAATGTTCTGTACAAGTAGGAAAGTTCCAAATATCAGAAGACCTAGAGTGTATTCAGATTTCCACTTAACATAATTCTTCCAGTAAACTGAAAGTAAAATCACTATAATTGATATATTGGCTAAAGCCACTGCCATGCCCACATATTTTAGCACTTTATCCTCTCCATATAATTATTCCTGTTTAGATTCCTTCCATATCTTTTTAAATGAATCGAAGTTTTTTTCCATAGTATCAGAAAGCATGTAAACTGTTCCGTATTGCCCTTCCCCACATGTAATTACAATGTTATTTTTGGCCAGAACATTAAGATGATGTTTAACTGTCTTATAATCCAATCCAAGAGTTTTAGCTAGCTGGTTTGCATTATATGGGCGGTTATTCAGTTCATTGATAAGCCGAGCACGGTTAATCCCGCCTCTTGTTCCTGCTATCAACCACCAGAGTAAACCTTCCATACATATCACATTTCATTCCAAATTAATCTGTGAAAAAATTCATGAATCCTGACTCTATTTGATAAATGATTATATAATCAAAGGATTTATACTATTTAAATTTACCAGAAATCACAAGGATTCACACTAGTTACCAAAAATCACCAAAAATTATTATATTTATTTAGACGACAAAAAAAAGTGGGAAAACGGTCCCTAATGAATCATCGAGGCGGATCTCTAACAATAGACACAACATCAGCAGCTAATAGAATGGGCATGTAGATGTAGTGGACATTTACTGCATCTATCCAGTGCAAAGATAGAAAACGATTAGAAAATGCATTGAATGTGGCCAGTGGGTGGAAAAAAGGAAATACTACAGTTGGTGATGCTGGAAAAGTTTCTGTGACTGCAGAGAGTGTTAACTGAATCTTCAGATCTGACTGTCATTGCAGTATTCAATCTTCTCCATTTACTTAATCAATGTTAACATCTAACAGATCCTCAGAGTGAAGTGGATTGTACCATTTTTGAGCTATGAAAGTGGGTATAACGGTACTAATGATAAGGACTCCTGTTAGGATGGAATACTGCATTTGATTTAAATAACCGGCTGAAAGACCAAATAAACAAGCTATAAGTCCAAAGGTAAGACCTGTGCTGAGAAGTAGGGTTGTGTAAGTCCGGTCGGCTTCAACATGTCTGCGGGCGAAGATGTAAATTCCTGCCATTTTACTCAATTGTCTTGTTGCAAGGAGGACAATAAACAAGGGAAGATTAGCAAGTATGAAGTATAAAGATAATTTCATTCCACCTATTATGAAAAAGATGGGAGTTATGAATGCAAATGCCACTGTCTTCATCCTTTTTTTTACCTCTATGCTCTGTGTAGATTCCACAAAACGCCGTGACATTAAAAGCCCCAGTATAAATGCGGGTAAGATGGCCTGAGTACCCCCCAATTGGGCGAAAACCATGAAAATCAATAATAACATGAATATGTATTTTATTTCCGGTTCAATAACCTTGTTCTGGAAACGTTCATTGTCGAAAATAAGATATGAAAACTTGGTTGCAAGTACAATGACTAAAACAGAGATAAGATAAAATAAAAAAGTGTATAATGTGGGTTT is drawn from Methanobacterium petrolearium and contains these coding sequences:
- a CDS encoding BPL-N domain-containing protein, which encodes MTISATSLVSAYQDYENDVNANDISNGVTVVKVLIYDGDGSMEESVAGIKACIDESNNMNLTPGYYFEYDTTGTINSNTLSSYDVLIMPGGSTETYLNSNVIDSDAIKQFVSSGNGYVGICAGAYSASNSVDELYSGWGLAPDINTKNVNYEGLLSISTTSSGSVLSDESTLNLHHQNGPALYSTSSGVYSFACYEDNKTGYQDYSAIIGENYGSGRVILCGSHPEMDPQNTELLTKMILWSIHKS
- a CDS encoding ArsR/SmtB family transcription factor → MEGLLWWLIAGTRGGINRARLINELNNRPYNANQLAKTLGLDYKTVKHHLNVLAKNNIVITCGEGQYGTVYMLSDTMEKNFDSFKKIWKESKQE
- a CDS encoding cation:proton antiporter, which gives rise to MFYADLSLVFLGIVVLLASLISLRFGISVAIVEIVFGVIAGNLNVINIQDWMIFLSTFGGIFLTFLAGAETDVILMKKNLRESLSIGLASFFFPFFTVFILTYFFDGWSYMASLLAGAALSETAVAVVYFVLVENNLLTTDAGKRIMAATFITNLATALALSVLFFKPTLYTFLFYLISVLVIVLATKFSYLIFDNERFQNKVIEPEIKYIFMLLLIFMVFAQLGGTQAILPAFILGLLMSRRFVESTQSIEVKKRMKTVAFAFITPIFFIIGGMKLSLYFILANLPLFIVLLATRQLSKMAGIYIFARRHVEADRTYTTLLLSTGLTFGLIACLFGLSAGYLNQMQYSILTGVLIISTVIPTFIAQKWYNPLHSEDLLDVNID